Proteins from one Candida orthopsilosis Co 90-125, chromosome 2 draft sequence genomic window:
- a CDS encoding Aap1 amino acid permease, which produces MSQYKRSMSQINEEELSAFDPYSNHPSTTLSPLTTESTSGSEDSLSRHSLHPKTLLTSFINSFKPFDYSTLPPVYLEHFRKLDQRQENQGDIEYISSLQDNNADSLRQRKGEGPGAHLHPAHPDFDYSTFSQLEKDAIITSMSPLSKRLRTRHLTWISLGASIGSGLFITSGSSLAHAGPLGLLLVWTFIGSFTFTTMASLSELATAFPVSGAFVTFPTLFINKSVGFAIAWNYALQWLVTMPLQLVAAALSIQYWNNHLHPAIFVTIFYVVIVFVNLFGVKGYGEIESFLSLLKVIAVIGFNICGIIIVAGGVPGQPYIGGANWHKPQGGLFNEHSPFKNMCFIISNASFAFAGIELFALAAVESATPKTSINKSRKQIFYRIIVFYLLSIVMIGFLVPYKNSELKGSTDGIIDTNTSPFVIAIKLANINALPSIMNAVVIITVISVGNASVFASTRVLNAIGALEQGPKFLNFIDRKGRPMGCLIIQFVCGLLAYLVCIPGYSTTLSIFQWLLSLSGLSALFTYLVINISHLRFHAALSHRARVARDELLYVSSDWISWYGIITIVVTLVLQFWAALWPPGGGVDVVSFFQIYLGGIVLIASYLVHKVYDYWYNDVPLTKLWLSVEEINVDMGRRQVDLEAVKQEIAEQRNILESKPWWFKVYNFFC; this is translated from the coding sequence ATGTCACAATACAAACGGTCAATGTCGCAAATAAACGAAGAAGAATTATCTGCATTTGACCCGTATTCTAATCACCCTTCCACCACTTTATCACCGTTGACCACAGAATCTACATCGGGATCAGAGGACTCATTGTCGCGACATTCACTCCACCCGAAAACACTCCTCACCAGTTTTATCAACTCATTCAAACCATTTGATTATTCAACATTACCTCCAGTATACCTTGAGCATTTCCGTAAGTTAGATCAACGACAAGAAAATCAAGGAGATATTGAATATATACTGAGCTTGCAAGATAACAATGCAGATTCGCTACGACAGCGAAAGGGGGAAGGACCTGGAGCACATTTACACCCAGCACACCCTGATTTTGACTATTCAACATTTAGtcaacttgaaaaagatgcCATTATAACCTCCATGAGCCCGTTGAGTAAACGCTTACGTACGCGACATTTGACTTGGATATCACTTGGGGCTAGTATAGGGCTGGGATTGTTCATTACATCGGGTTCGTCACTAGCACATGCCGGCCCTTTGGGATTACTACTAGTGTGGACGTTTATTGGAAGTTTTACATTCACGACAATGGCAAGTTTATCTGAATTGGCGACTGCGTTCCCCGTAAGTGGTGCGTTTGTTACATTTCCTACattattcatcaacaagtCAGTGGGTTTTGCCATTGCTTGGAACTATGCACTTCAATGGTTAGTGACAATGCCATTACAActtgttgctgctgcaCTCAGTATTCAATATTGGAACAACCATCTCCATCCCGCTATATTTGTCACTATTTTCTATGTTGTCATTGtctttgtcaatttgtttgGTGTCAAGGGGtatggagaaattgaaagtttcTTGAGTTTGCTCAAGGTTATTGCTGTTATTGGATTTAATATATGTGGGATTATCATTGTTGCAGGTGGTGTACCGGGACAACCATATATTGGTGGAGCTAATTGGCACAAACCACAAGGTGGGCTTTTTAATGAACACTCACCGTTTAAAAACATGTGTTTTATCATTTCCAATGCGTCATTTGCATTTGCTGGAATAGAGTTGTTTGCATTGGCAGCTGTTGAATCAGCCACGCCGAAAACTTCAATTAATAAGTCAAGAAAGCAGATATTTTACCGAATCATTGtgttttatttgttgtCAATTGTCATGATTGGATTCCTCGTGCCTTACAAAAACTCCGAATTGAAAGGTTCAACTGATGGGATTATCGATACAAATACATCACCATTTGTTATTGCAATCAAGTTGGCAAATATCAATGCTTTACCTTCAATAATGAACGCAGTAGTTATTATAACGGTAATCTCCGTTGGAAATGCATCTGTATTTGCTTCTACTAGAGTTCTTAATGCTATTGGTGCTTTGGAGCAAGGACCCAAGTTTCTCAACTTCATCGATCGCAAAGGCCGACCTATGGGATGTCTTATAATACAGTTTGTTTGTGGTTTACTTGCATATCTCGTTTGTATACCTGGTTACTCAACAACATTGTCAATATTCCAGTGGTTATTAAGTTTAAGTGGGTTGAGTGCACTTTTCACCTACTTGGTGATTAACATATCACATCTCAGATTCCATGCTGCCTTAAGTCATCGTGCAAGAGTTGCTCGCGATGAACTACTTTATGTATCCTCGGATTGGATATCTTGGTATGGTATAATCACAATCGTTGTCACACTAGTGCTTCAATTTTGGGCCGCATTGTGGCCACCTGGAGGAGGCGTTGATGTGGTCTCgttctttcaaatttacTTGGGTGGGATAGTTTTGATTGCCAGTTATTTGGTTCATAAAGTTTATGATTACTGGTACAATGACGTCCCATTGACGAAATTGTGGTTGAGTGTTGAGGAAATCAATGTTGATATGGGCCGTAGGCAAGTTGACTTAGAAGCTgtaaaacaagaaattgctgAGCAAAGAAACATTTTAGAGAGTAAGCCCTGGTGGTTTAAAGTGTataatttcttttgctAA